In Trichomycterus rosablanca isolate fTriRos1 chromosome 4, fTriRos1.hap1, whole genome shotgun sequence, one DNA window encodes the following:
- the rgs5b gene encoding regulator of G-protein signaling 5b, which translates to MCRGLESLPVTCLERVKELKSWLGSFLLKQELSVMRLSNKNDKLRIEEMLKWRTSFQNLLAHKDGLCAFRTFLVSEHSEENVAFYLACEDYRNTKMSSKLRTKAKKIYEEFIGSDAPREVNLDHETQTITKKNMEQPSVSCFDLAQSKIYTLMEKDCYPRFLKSTLYMELTRQSSP; encoded by the exons ATGTGCAGAGGACTGGAATCACTGCCCGTTACCTGTCTGGAGAG GGTAAAAGAGCTCAAGTCTTGGTTGGGAAGTTTCCTCCTGAAGCAGGAGCTCAGTGTGATGCGTCTGTCGAACAAAAATGACAAGCTGAGGATAGAGGAGATGCTCAAGTGGAGAACGTCCTTTCAGAACCTCCTAGCACACAAAG ATGGACTGTGCGCTTTCAGAACCTTCCTGGTGTCCGAGCACAGTGAGGAAAATGTCGCCTTCTACCTTGCCTGCGAGGACTACAGGAATACGAAGATGTCATCCAAGCTTCGCACCAAGGCCAAGAAGATCTACGAGGAGTTCATCGGTTCTGACGCACCAAGAGAG GTAAACCTCGACCACGAGACACAGACCATCACAAAGAAGAACATGGAGCAGCCGAGCGTATCCTGCTTCGACCTCGCCCAGAGTAAGATCTACACCCTGATGGAGAAGGACTGCTACCCTCGCTTCCTTAAATCCACCCTCTACATGGAGCTCACCAGGCAATCGTCGCCGTGA